GCCATGTCGCTGGCGCGGTGCAGCTCCCGGCCGCCGTCCGGGAGGGTCACCACGGTCGCGTAGTGGCCGGTGCAGACGGCGTCGAACCCGAGCGCGAGGGCCTTGTCCAGCAGCGCGGCGAACTTGATCTTCTCGTTGCAGCGCAGACAGGGGTTGGGGGTGCGGCCCGCCTCGTACTCCGCGACGAAGTCCTCGACGACGTCCTCACGGAAGCGTTCGGCGAGATCCCAGACGTAGAAGGGGATACCGATGACATCGGCGGCGCGGCGGGCGTCGCGCGAGTCCTCGATGGTGCAGCAGCCGCGCGCGCCGGTGCGGAACGACTGCGGGTTCGCGGAGAGCGCCAGGTGCACACCGGTCACATCATGGCCGGCCTCCGCGGCACGGGCGGCGGCGACGGCGGAGTCCACACCGCCGGACATGGCGGCGAGCACACGGAGAGGGCGCGGGGGTGTCTGAGTCATAGCCCTACCAGGGTACGGGGCCGGGAACCGCGGCAGCGCGTGTCCGCGTTGTACAGCGCATGGACAGCGATACGGCCCGTGGCGGCACGAGCGGTGACGGCGGGCACGGCGGCGGACGCCGTGGCGGTGCGGGCGGGCGGAGCGCGGGACGGCCCGCGCCCCGGGTCAGCCGGCGCGGGCTGCTGCTGGGCGGCGCCGCGGCGGCGGTGGGCACGGGCGCGGTGCTCGCCCAGGACGAGCTGCGGCGGCTGTGGTGGCAGATACCGGGGGTGACGAAGCCCCGCGAGGAGGGCACGCTGGACCACAAGGGCGCCGAGTGGACCCCGGCGTCCCGGGCCAACTGGCGGCTGGCCGACCGCCCCGACGACTACCGCATCGACCGGGTGATCATCCATGTGGTCCAGGGCAGCTATCCGACGGCCCTGAGGGTCTTCAAGAACCCGGGGCACGGGGCGGCGACCCACTATGTCGTCCGCAAGGACGGCCATGTCGCCCAGATGATCCGCGAGCTGGACGTGGCCTTCCACGCGGGCAACCGCCCGTTCAACGAACGCAGTGTCGGGATAGAGCACGAGGGGTTCGTGGACCGGCCCGAGGACTTCACGGCGGCGATGTACGAGGGCTCGGCGCGGCTCACGGCGGGGATCTGCGTCCGCTACGGGCTGCCGGCGGACCGCGAGCACATCATCGGGCATGTGGAGGTGCCGGGGACCGACCACACGGACCCCGGGCCGCACTGGGACTGGGACCGCTATCTGCGGCTGGTGCGGGCGGCACTGCCCGCGGCCCGTACGGCGCACCGGGGCTGAGGGCGGGCGCCGCGCGGGCCGGGCGGGCGGGTCAGCTCAGTCCTGCGGTGCGCGCCCGTTCCACGGCGGGGCCGATCGCGGCGGCGAGGGCGGCCACGTCCTCGCGCGTGGAGGTGTGCCCCAGGCTGAAGCGGAGGGTGCCCCGGGCCAGGTCGGGATCGGTCCCGGTGGCGAGCAGCACATGGCTGGGCTGCGCGATCCCCGCCGTGCAGGCGGAGCCGGTGGAGCACTCGATGCCCTGGGCGTCGAGGAGGAGGAGCAGCGAGTCGCCCTCGCAGCCGGGGAAGGTGAAGTGGGCGTTGGCCGGGAGCCGGTCCACGGGGTCGCCGCCGAGGATCGCGTCCGGGACCGCCGCGCGGACGGCCGCGACCAGTTCGTCGCGGAGCGCCCCGACCTCCCGGGCGAAGTCGGCGCGGCGCTCGGCGGCGAGCCGCGCGGCCACCGCGAAACCGGCGATCGCGGGGACGTCGAGGGTGCCGGAGCGGACATGGCGCTCCTGTCCGCCGCCGTGCAGCACGGGGACGGGGGTGTACTCGCGGCCGAGCAGCAGCGCGCCGATGCCGTACGGGCCGCCGATCTTGTGGCTGGAGACCGTCATGGCCGCGAGCCCGGACCCGGCGAAGCCGACCTCGACCTGTCCGAACGCCTGGACGGCGTCGGAGTGCAGCGGCACCCCGAACTCGGCGGCCACGGCGGCCAGCTCGCCGACCGGTGTGACGGTGCCGATCTCGTTGTTGGCCCACATCGCGGTGGCCAGCGCCACATCGTCGGGGTCGCGCTCGATGGCCTCCCGCAGCGCCTCCGGGCGCACCCGGCCGTAGCGGTCCACCGGCAGATACTCGACGGTCGCGCCCTCGTGCCCGCCGAGCCAGTCGACGGCGTCGAGGACGGCGTGGTGCTCGACGGGGCTGGCGAGGACGCGGGTCCTGGCGGGGTCGGCGTCGCGGCGCTGCCAGTAGAGGCCCTTGACGGCGAGGTTGTCGGCCTCGGTGCCGCCGGAGGTGAAGACCACCTCGCTGGGGCGGGCGCCGAGGGCGTCGGCCAGGGTCTCGCGGGCCTCCTCGACGGTCCGGCGGGCCCGGCGCCCGGCTGCGTGCAGTGCCGAGGCATTGCCGGTGACGGTGAGCTGCGCGGTCATCGCCGCGACGGCCTCCGGCAGCATCGGAGTGGTCGCGGCGTGGTCGAGGTAAGCCATGGTGGCCACGATTCTACGAGGCGCCCCTGGAGCACGGACGAGGCGCAGGGGTGTACGCCGGTGCGCACCCGCCCGCACCCCGGCCGCGGCACCTCCTCGGCCGGGCCGGAAGGCGCCGTCCACGACGCCCGCCCGGGCCGCCCGCCGCCGACGGCCCGGCCCGGGGAGGCGGTCCGAAGCGGCCCCCGTACCCCCGGTCGCGCCGTCGGCCCGCCCGGCCACCGGCCCGGACGCCACGGCGGTGGCGGCACGCCGCGTCCGGCCGGGGAGCACCGCCGGAGGAACGCCGTCCGCCGGGAGGCGGTGCGGCCTGCGGGGCCGGTACGGAGGCAGGAATCCGCGTGCGGCCGGGGCACCTCCCCCATGCCGCCAGGCACACGGGCAGCCTGCGAGCGGTCGCGGCGCGGACGGGACGCCCACAGCACCACCTGGCCGGGGAGCACCGTCGCTGGACCGCCGTCCACCCGGCCGGGGGCACACCTCCCGCGTGCGGGGAAGCACCGCACGGCGGCGGAAGGAATCCACCCACGGAGGGGCACAACGGAAGGAACACCTCCCAGGCCCGCCGGGACACCTCCCGAGCCCCCGGCACACAGGGAGCGCGCGAGCCGTCGCAGCGCGGACAGGACACCCACCGCACCACCTGGCCGGGGAGCACCGTCGCTGGACCGCCGTCCACCCGGCCGAGGGCACACCTCCCGCGTACGGGGAAACACCGCACGGCGGCGGAAGCAATCCACCCACGGAGGGGCACAACGGAAGGAACACCTCCCAGGCCCGCCGGGACGCCTCCCGAGCCCCCGGCACACAGGGAGCGCGCGAGCCGTCGCGGCGCGAACAGAACGCCCACCGCACCACCTGACCAGGAAGCACCGCCGCAGGACCGCCGCCCACCCGGCCGAGGGCACCTCCCGCGTGCGGAGAAGCACCGCACAGCGGCGGAAGGAATCCGCCCGCGGAGGGACGCCTCCCGAGCCCGCCGGGACGCTCCCCCGAACTCCCCGCGGCACACGGGCAGCCGACGAACAGCCACGGCGCGGGCAGGACGCCGACAGCAACCCCCTAGCGGCGCGTCAGCTCCGCCGCCAGCCGTTCGATCCGGGTCCGCCAGGACTCCAGGGTCGCCTCGGCCGTGTCCTCGGCCTCCCCGGGGACGGTCGCGGTCAGGATCAGCCGGGCGCCGTGGCCGGTGCCCTCCTGGAGCCGCCAGCGGACCTCTCCCCCGGACGGCGGCTCGTACGCCAGCAGCCGGGGCGGGCGCAGTTCGGTGATCCGGCCCGGCCGGGCCCCGGGGACGGTGAACCCGGGCGGCACCGGGCCGCTCAGCAGCGGGGTGGTGGGCCCGGTCAGCTCGTCCCAGACCGTCGTGGCGGGCCGGACGAGCTGGCGTTCGTAACGGATGCGCCGCCCGCCGTCGCCGGTGGGTTCGACCGTTCCCCGGTCCAGGCCGAGGCGGTGGACGTACTCCTCGTGCAGCGTCCCGGCACTGTCCCGGCCCGCGGTGATCTCCTGCCCGGCGAGCAGTTGGGAGAGCGCGGTGAGGCAGAGGTGCCACCCGGAGGCGAAGCTCGCCGCGCCCCAGGGGTCGCCGAAGGTGTGCGTCAGGGTGAGCAGGGTGCCGTCCCCGTCCGGGGCCGTCTCCCAGCGCAGTTCGTCCTCGCCCCAGGTGAAGGCGAACAGCCGGGGCTCGTCCCAGGCGGTGACCGTCCCGGTCGACGTCGGCTCCTCCTCGCCGCGTGGCCCATCGGCGGACTCGCCGGCGGACCCACCGGACGCGCCGGAGACGAGGAAGCCGATCGTCCCCCCGGCGCGCGGCTCCAGGGCCACCCGGGCGGGGAACCAGCGGGCGAGCAGCTCCGGTTCGGTCAGGGCCGCCCAGACCCGGGCGGGCGGCTCGTCGACACGGCGCTCCAGCCGCAGCGCGGTGCGTCCCGCACCGGCCGGGGCGATGGCGTCGGGGTGCGCGTCCATGAGGAGCGGTCCTCCCTCGCGCCCCGGCGGTGGGCGGCGTGGGCAGCCAGAGGCGGGACCGGCCGGGGCACGGCCGACCCTAACCGGCAGCCGCCCGCCGGGCTCCCCCGCCGCGCCGGGCGGGGCCGGTCAGGGGCCGGGCGCCCCGGCAGGGGTCACAGCGGCGCCTTGGCGAGCTGGCGGGACTGGGCGACCAGCCGGTCCGCGCTGTCCCAGATCTCCGCGTCCTCCTCCAGGAAGCCGCCCGCGAGGTTGCGGGTGGAGATCGCGACCCGCAGCGGTCCCGGCGCGGGGCGGCAGCGGATGTGGACGGTCAGCTCGACGGTCGGGGTCCAGCCCTTCAGCCCCAGGTCGAAGGAGGTCGGCGGCAGCGCGTCGACGGCGAGCAGCAGGGCCAGGGGGTCGGGGTCGCGGCCGTCGGCGAGACCGAACCAGCCGCGCATCTCGCCCCGGCCGGAGGGGGCGCCGAGTACCCATCCGGCGGTCGCAGGGTCCAGCCGGACGGCGAGCCGGTCCATGATCTCCGCGCCGCCGGGGAGGGACACCGGCGCGTCGGCGGGTCCGGGGCACCGCTCGTACGGGGGGATCGCGGGCGGCCGGGCCGAGGTGCGCACCTCGGGGGCGAGCCCGTCGAGGTCGCCGTGGGTGGCCAGCACGCGGATGCGTTCGACCTCGGTGCCGTCCTCCTCGTACTGCACGAGGGACGCCTGTCCGGTGGAGAGGGTCCGGCCGGTGCGGACCGTCTCGGTGCGGATCACCGCCGGGCCGGGGCGGGAGGCGCTGAGGTAGTGGGCGGAGACGGTGAACGGGTCGGGGTGGGGCAGCGTCCCGCTGAGCGCGCGGCCGGTCAGGGCCAGCAGATAGCCGCCGTTGACGGCCCCGAAGATGGTCCAGCCCGCCGAGAGGCGCGCCTCGTGGACGCCGGGCGCGCGGAGGGTGACGGCGGTGTCGCGGTCGAACTCGCTGTCCCCGATGGATGCCTGAACTGCCTGTGCCATGGCCGCACCGTACAACAGTCCACTACTGAGCGGTAGCTTAATCGAGTCACTCTCCAGGGGGCCGCACCCGGCGCTCACCGGGAGTCACCACCCGCCGCACGGCGACCGTCGGCACCCGCGCCGGACCGGCGGCGCACCCGGCCCGGCGGCTCACTGGCCGTCGTCCGCCGTCGCCGAGCGGCGGTTCCACGCGCGCGGCGCCCGCCAGTGGAAGCGCATCGCCAGCAGCCGCAGGGTGAACGCCGTCAGCGCGGCGGCTCCGGCGGTGGCCGCGTTCAGCGTGTCGAAGCGGATGCAGAGCGCCACGATGGTCGCGCCGACGATCGCGGGTACGGCGTAGAGGTCGCGGTCCCAGCGCAGCAGCGAGGGCACCTCGTTGGCGAGGACGTCCCGCAGCACACCGCCGCCCACCGCCGTGGCGAGCCCGAGCACGGCGGACATCGTCAGCCCCAGGCCGTACTCGTACGCCTTGACCGTGCCCGTCACACAGAACAGTCCGAGGCCCGCCGCGTCGAAGACATTGACACCCACCTGGATCCGCTCGACCTCCGGGTGGAGGAAGAAGACCATGGCCGTGGCCACCAGGGGCATCAGGAAGTAGCCGAGATCGGTGAACGCGGCCGGGGGGACCGCCCCGATGATCAGGTCGCGGAAGAGCCCCCCGCCCAGCGCGGTCACCTCGGCGAGCACCGCGATGCCGAAGACATCGAAGTTCTTGCGGACGGCGAGGAGCGCGCCCGATATCGCGAAGACGAAGATCCCGGCGAGGTCGAGCGCATGCTGGACGGAGGGGGTGAACAATTCTTGGAGCACCGAACGATTGTGCCCCCTTTGTGCCGGTGCACCCGGCCACGCGGGGGCGGGAGCGGCCCGGAACCCGGTCCGCCGCCCGCCCGCGGCCTTCGTCCGCCAGCCTTCCGCGGCCTACTGCTTCCGCCGCTCCCCGTCCGCGCCCTCTGTCCCGTCCGTCCCCTCCGCGCCGTCCGTGCCCTCCGGCTCTCCGGCAGCGGACTCCGGGTCCGCCTCCGGTACGGGCTCCGGCGCGGGCTCCGCCGCCTTCGGCACCGCCGTCACGATCTCGACGGCCTCCCGCGCCGACCCCAGAGCCGGATCGTCCGGCGCCTGGTCCGGTGCGTTCTCCGGGTGGTGGCAGGCCACCCGCTGCCCCGGCCGCAGCTCGATCAGCGGCGGCTCCTCCGTCCGGCAGCGCTCCGTCGCCTTCCAGCACCGGGTGTGGAAACGGCACCCCGGCGGCGGCGCGATCGGCGAGGGCACATCGCCCTTCAGCAGAATCCGCTCGCTCTTCCCGCCGCGCCGCCGGGGGTCCGGCACCGGCACGGCGGAGAGCAGCGCCCGGGTGTACGGGTGCATCGGCGCCGAGTAGAGGGAGGCGCGGTCCGCCAGCTCGACGATCTTGCCGAGGTACATCACCGCGATCCGGTCCGAGACATGCCGGATCACCGAGAGATCGTGCGCGATGATCACATAGGTGAGTCCCAGCTCGTCCTGGAGGTCGTCCAGCAGATTGACGACCTGGGCCTGGATGGAGACGTCCAGCGCGGAGACCGGCTCGTCCGCCACCACCAGCTTGGGCTTGAGCGCGAGCGCCCGGGCGATGCCGACGCGCTGACGCTGTCCGCCGGAGAACTCGTGCGGATAGCGGTTGTAGTGCTCGGGGTTGAGGCCGACCAGCTCCAGCAGCCGCTGGACCTCCCGCTTCACCCCGCCCTCGGGGGTGATCCCCTGGAGCTGGAACGGGGCCGAGACGATCGTGCCGATCGTGTGCCGGGGGTTCAGCGAGGAGTACGGGTCCTGGAAGATCATCTGCACATCGCGGCGCAGCGGACGCATCCCGGCGGTGTTCAGATGGGTGATGTCATGGCCCTGGAAGACGATCTTCCCGCCGGTGGGCTCCAGCAGCCGGGTGATCAGCCGTCCCATGGTGGACTTGCCGCAGCCTGACTCGCCCACCACGCCCAGCGTCTCCCCCGGGCGCACGTCGAAGCTCAGCCCGTCGACCGCCTGCACCGCACCGGTCTGCCGGCGCAGCATCCCCGTCCGGATGGGGAAGTGCTTGACCAGCCCCTCCACGGTGAGCAGCGCCTCCGCCGAGGACGAGGGCGAGGCCGCCGAGGCCGAGGCCGCCGATGACGAGGGCGCGTCCTCACGCGACGACGACGAAGACGGCGCCGACTTCTGCCCGGGAATCTTCACGTTGTCATTCACAGCTTGGGCGCAATCTCTTCGGTCCAGATCCGCGTCCGCTCCTGCGGCTCCAGGTGGCAGGCGGAGAAGTGCCGCTCGCCGACGGTCCGCAGCTCGGGCCGCTCGGTGCGCGTCACATTCCCCTTGGGGAGGTCGGCGTACGGGCACCGGGGGTGGAAGGCACAGCCGTCGGGGATGTCGATCAGGCTGGGCGGCGAGCCCTTGACCGGGATCAGCCGCTCGGTCTGGTCCCGGTCGATCCGGGGCATCGAGCCCAGCAGACCCCAGGTGTAGGGGTGCTGCGGGGCGTGGAAGACCTCCTCGGCGGGGCCGCGTTCGACACACCGGCCCCCGTACATCACCAGGATGTCGTCGGCCAGCTCGGCGACGACCCCCAGATCGTGGGTGATGACGATGACGGCCGAGCCGAACTCCTTCTGGAGATCGCGGATCAGATCGAGGATCTGCGCCTGCACGGTCACGTCGAGCGCGGTGGTCGGCTCGTCCGCGATCAGCAGCTCGGGGTTGTTCACCAGCGACATGGCGATCATCGCCCGCTGGCGCATCCCGCCGGAGAACTCGTGCGGATAGCTGTCCACCCGCTTGTCGGGCTGGGGGATGCCCACCCGGTCGAGGAGTTCGACCGCCCGGGTCCGCGCGGTCTTCTTGTCCACGGGGTGGTGGACGCGGTACGCCTCCACGATCTGCTTGCCGATCGTGTAGTACGGGTGGAGCGCGGAGAGCGGGTCCTGGAAGATCATGGCCATGTTCCGGCCGCGCAGCTTGCGCACCTCGTCGGGGTCGGCGCCCAGCAGCTCCTGGCCGTCGAGCCAGATCTCCCCGGAGATCCTGGCCTTGCGGCGGCCGTACTGACCGGCCGTGTGCAGTCCCATGATGCCCAGCGAGGTGACGGACTTGCCGGAGCCGGACTCGCCGACGATCCCGAGGGTCTTCCCCTTCTCCAGCCGGAAGCTGAGGCCGTCGACGGACTTCACCAGACCGTCGTCGGTGGGGAAGTGCACCCTGAGGTCGCGCACTTCGAGAAAGGCGGTGGGCGCCGCGGCACCTGCCGGGGCGACCTCTCCGGGCGCGAGCCCGGCGGCGGGCCCGGCCGCGCCGGACGTGTCGGACGGGTCGGGGCTGGTCATCCGATCCTCACTCGCGGGTCGACAACGGCGTACAGAAGGTCCACGAGGAGGTTCGCGACACAGATGAAGAGCGCGGCGAAGAGGGTGACCCCGAGGATCAGCGGCAGGTCCTTGCTGCTGATCGCGTCGATCGCGAGCCGCCCCAGGCCGGGCAGGTTGTAGGTGGACTCGGTGAGCACGGCGCCGCCGAGCAGCGCCCCGAGGTCCAGGCCGAGCAGGGTCAGGACCGGCGTCCAGGTGGAGCGCATGGCGTGCCGTCCGATGACCACCCGTTCGGTCAGGCCCTTGGCGCGGGCCGTGCGGATGTAGTCCTCACCCATGATCTCCAGCATGGTGGCGCGGGTGAGCCGGGCGTACATCGCCGCGTAGAGGAAGGCGAGGGTGATCCAGGGCAGGATCAGCGTCTGGAACCACTGGGCCGGGTTCTCCTCGATGGGGGTGTACTCCCCGCTGACCCAGTCGAGCTGGTAGCTGAAGACCGCCAGCGAGATCAGGCCGGTGAAGTAGATGGGGAGCGAGACACCGGCGAGCGCGACGGTCATCGCGGCCCGGTCCCAGACGGTGCCCCGGCGCAGCGCGGAGACCACACCGGCCGCGACCCCGCCGGTGACCCAGAGCAGACAGGCCCCGGCGGCGAGCGAGAGCGTCACCGGGATCGCCTCGGTCAGCAGCGGCCACACCTCCTGCTCGGTGCGGAACGAGTAGCCGAAGCAGGGTGCGGGGCACTGGGTGACATCCGTACCGCTGCTGTACTCCCGGCCCATGACCAGGCCCTGGACGAAGTGCCAGAACTGCACCAGCACGGGGTCGGCGAGTCCGAGCTTCTCCCGGATGCCCTCGATCGCGGCCTCGTCGGTCTGCTTTCCGGCGAAGAGGTACGCCGGGTCCTGGCCCGCCCACTTGGGCAGGACGAAGAAGATGCAGAAGGTCGTCAGCAGCACGACCATCAGCATCATGGCGACGGCGAACAAGCGCCGGATGAGATAAGCAAGCACTGTGCTCGGCCCGGCGGCGGCCCGTCCGACCAGCGCTGACGGTGGTCGGACGGGCCGCCGCCCGAGGCCATCACCTGCCCTTCGGGACTGGCGGGTTGGGCGATGGTGGGGTGTGAAGCGGCACCGGGGGCGGGCTACTCCCGGCGGCGGCCCGGCAGGGATGCCGGACAGCCGCCGTCTTCACGGCTACTTGACGACGCCCAGGGAGACGTAGTCGTAGCGGCCGTTGTAGGCGTGGGTGGAGTAGACGTTCGTCAGCCGCGAGCTGCGCCAGGTGAAGTTCTTGTCGTACAGGAACGGCATCTGGACGGCGAGGTCGCTCACGGCGTGGTTCATCTGCTGGTAGATCTTCCCGGCCTTGTCCGGGTCGGTCTCCGCGAGCGCGTCGTCGAAGAGCTTGTTGATCTTCGGGTCATTGGTCTCGGAGACGTTGTAGTTGCCGTTCGGCTGGATGAAGCGGCCGTCGACCAGCGGCTGGGAGAAGCCCTGGCCGGTCGGGAAGTCCGGGCCCCACCCGGTCATGACCAGACCGAGGTTGCGCTTCTTGACCACGGACGGGGAGCCGGTGATGCTCGCCGACTCGGCGCCGTCCAGGGTCTCGACCTGGGTCTTGATGCCGACCTTGCCCAGGGCCTCCTGGAGCGCCTCGGCGGCCTGGACCTCACCCGGCTGGTTGGTGCGCGCGCTGATGTTGGTGGAGAAGCCCTCCGGCTTGCCGCACTTCTTCAGCGCGTCCTTGGCCTTGGCGGCGTCCGGCTTGCCCTCGCGGGCGAGGACGCCGTACGGGTCGTAGCCGTCCGAGCCCTTGATGGACTTGGGCAGCATGTTGGGGGCGATGTTGCCACCGGCGTCCGGGCCGCCGCGGACCGACTGGATGGACTTGTAGTCGGTGGCGTAGATCACGGCCTTGCGGCACTCGATGTTGTTGAACGGCGCCACCTTGGTGGCGATGTCGACATAGCGGACGAAGCTGGTCTCGATGTTGTCGACGTTGCCCTTGTGCTGCTTGAGCGCCTTGGTGCGACCCGCCTGGGTCATGCCCGTGGCGTTCAGGTCGAGGTCGTACTCGCCCTTGATCAGCAGCTCGTCGATCGCTTCGAGGTTGGTGTTGATGGTGACGGTGACCTCGTCCGGCAGCGCGGCGCGGATCGGGTCGGTCTCCTTCTTCCAGTTCTCGTTGCGGATGAGGACGATCCGCTTCTTCGGCTCATACGTCTTGAACTTGTACGGCCCGGAGGAGAAGGGCTTCAGCTGGTACTTGGCCCCGGTGTCCTTGTCCTGCTTGACGGGCGAGCCGGCGGGCATGGCGAGCATCTGCTCGAAGTCGCCGTTGGGCTTGGGGAGCTTGAAGACGATGGTCTTGTCGTCGGGCGTCTCGATCGCCTTCAGACCCAGCTTGTCCGGGGACTTGTCCTTGTACGGGCCGGGGTAGGTGCCCTCGGGGTCGAGGACCTGCTGGAGGTAGACCGGGCCGCCGGTGATGACCTCCTTGGCCCAGATGCGCTCGATGCCGTACTTGATGTCCTTGGAGGTGATCGGCGAGCCGTCCTCCCAGGTGATCCCGTCCCGGAGCTGGTAGGTGTAGGTCTTGCCGCCGTCGGAGACCACACCGTTGGCCTTGGCCAGGTCCGGCACCAGCTCGGTGCCCCCGGTGCCCGGCTTGGGGGCGTAGCTGACGAGCTGACGGGCGTAGAAGCGGGAGAAGTCCCAGGCCATGCCGTAGTACTGGCGCTGCGGGTCGGCCGAGTCGAGATCCTGCTTGCCGATGAACTTGAGCGTCCCGCCCTTCGTGGTGGACGCGTTGGCGATGCCGGACACGGCGGCGTTGAAGCCCGCGCCCTTGCCGCTCTCGCCCTTGCTGTCGGAACCTCCGCCACCGCACGCCGCGGTGGCGGTGAGGGCGGCCACGACGAGTGCCGCTCCGGCGGCGCGCCGGGTCCGGGACGAACGCTGGGGAGTCATGGTTGCTGCAACCTCCGGATGAACTGGGTTTCCCCGCCTGGCGGGGGGCCTTCGGGTACCGCCTCCGGCGCCGGGCCGGGGCGGTGTGGTCAGGGACAGCGGGTCTGTGTTCAGCGGGTGCCCTTGGGGTCGAGCGCGTCCCGCACGCCGTCGCCGAAGAGGTTGAAGGCCAGCACCGTCACGAAGATCGCCAGACCGGGTACGACCATGAAGGTCGGATTGGACTCGTAGGTGTCCACCGCGGTGGAGAGCATCTGGCCCCAGGAGGCGGTCGGTGGCCGCACTCCGGCTCCGAGGTAGCTGAGGGCCGCCTCGGTGAGGATGTTGGTGGGGATCATCAGGGTGGCGTAGACGGTGATCGGCGCCACCAGGTTGGGCAGCAGCTCCTTGAAGAGCACATAGCGCCGTCCGGCGCCCAGGCTGCGGGCGGCCTCGACGTACTCCTTCTCCCGGAGCGAGAGGGTCTGGCCCCGGACGATCCGGCCGACGTTGGGCCAGCCGAAGAAGCCGATGACACAGACGAGGATGGTGATTCGGACGCTGCTTCCGGTCAGTCCGAAGAGATCGTTCGGGAGGACCGCGACCAGGGAGATGATGAACAGGAGCTGCGGGAACGAGAGCAGCATGTCCATCACCCGGCTGATGACCGCGTCGACCCAGCCGCCGAAGTATCCGGCGACGACGCCGAGCACGGTGCCGAGCACGACGGCGAGCAGCGCCGCGAGGAAGGCCACCAGCAGCGAGATCCGGGCGCCGTAGACGATACGGCTGAACACGTCGCGGCCGTTGTTGGGCTCGACGCCGAGCAGATGCTCGCCGCTGATGCCGCCGAAGGCGCCCTTCGGGGTGCCGAAGAGCGGGTCGATCTTGTCCTGGTTGAACTGGTTCGGCGGATGTCCGAAGAGCGAGACGATCAGTGGCGCGAAGACCGCCACCAGGATGAGGAGGGCCACGACGATTCCGCCGGCGAGCGCCAGCTTGTCCTGCTTGAGACGGGTCCAGGCGATCCGGCCCAGCGACCGCCCCTCGACCTTCCGGGCGACCGCCGGCTCCGCGCTGCCGGAGGTGGACTTCTCCGTGTCCGCGCTCGTGTCGTGCGTTGGTGCCGTCATCGTGGTGGGAACCCCTCTCGACCGGCTGATTCACCGGCCCGTACCCGCCGCTGGAGCGGCTTCTTTCACAACTTCTGGCGTACGTGGGGCACTTGGAGCGAGATGTCCGTATGAACTGGGACGCACACCCGGCCAAACTTCCCTTGCTGCGGGAGTCTTCAATGGTCACGCGATCAGCCGCCAGCCCCCTCGGGGAATGGTTGCCCAAACGTGATGCGTGTAGATGAGTTCCGTTATCCGGACTTCGGCACAAGCTCAGCGGAACGCCATGTACCCATTACCGATGGATAGTTGCGACAGTCTCGGCAATGCGGACAGGTGGCCGATTCCCGGTTTCGAAGGTGGGATGGAAATTCGAGAATGTTTTCGCCGGTGGGGGCCGGTCCGGGAGCGGCTTTCCTCGGTGAGGGCGCGGAACGGCGCAGGGATAAGAGGCGCCGCGGGCGCGGCGCCCGGGTGGGGGCCGGTGGAGCGGGCCCGGACGAGGCCCGGCGGTCGGCGGCCGGTGGCCGGTGGCCGGACGAGGGCCCGGCGGGCGGCGGCCGGCGGTCGGGCGAGGGCCCGGTGGTCGGCGGGCCCTGGCCGGTGGGCGGACGGTGGGCGGGCGGGGCTCAGTGGGCGGGGGCGGCCGGGGGGTAGCCGTAGCCGCCGGGGCGTTCCGCGCCGCCGCCGTGCGCCTCCCGGTCGTAGAAGGGCCGGGCCAGCGCCCGCATCCACATCGCCACCGGGTCGTACTCGTCGGACATGGCGACCGTGGAGACCGGCAGCCCCTCGGGGACGGCGGCGATGGACTGCTGCATCATCGCGCGGACCGTGTCCACCGAGGCCGGGCCGGTGTCGTAGAGGTCGAGGCCGACGGCGAGATAGGGGGCGCCCAGGGCGGGCTGCACCCAGGCCCGGCGCAGTGAGCGGACGGCGGGGGTACGGTGGGCGTTCTGCGCGAGCAGGGCGTAGAAGTGCGGGATCTCCAGCGCCGGTTCGGACAGCCGCAGCGGTCCCGCGGGCATCCGGTCCAGGCCGGTGGCGATCCGGCGCAGATC
The nucleotide sequence above comes from Streptomyces clavuligerus. Encoded proteins:
- a CDS encoding ABC transporter permease, with amino-acid sequence MFAVAMMLMVVLLTTFCIFFVLPKWAGQDPAYLFAGKQTDEAAIEGIREKLGLADPVLVQFWHFVQGLVMGREYSSGTDVTQCPAPCFGYSFRTEQEVWPLLTEAIPVTLSLAAGACLLWVTGGVAAGVVSALRRGTVWDRAAMTVALAGVSLPIYFTGLISLAVFSYQLDWVSGEYTPIEENPAQWFQTLILPWITLAFLYAAMYARLTRATMLEIMGEDYIRTARAKGLTERVVIGRHAMRSTWTPVLTLLGLDLGALLGGAVLTESTYNLPGLGRLAIDAISSKDLPLILGVTLFAALFICVANLLVDLLYAVVDPRVRIG
- a CDS encoding ABC transporter permease, which translates into the protein MTAPTHDTSADTEKSTSGSAEPAVARKVEGRSLGRIAWTRLKQDKLALAGGIVVALLILVAVFAPLIVSLFGHPPNQFNQDKIDPLFGTPKGAFGGISGEHLLGVEPNNGRDVFSRIVYGARISLLVAFLAALLAVVLGTVLGVVAGYFGGWVDAVISRVMDMLLSFPQLLFIISLVAVLPNDLFGLTGSSVRITILVCVIGFFGWPNVGRIVRGQTLSLREKEYVEAARSLGAGRRYVLFKELLPNLVAPITVYATLMIPTNILTEAALSYLGAGVRPPTASWGQMLSTAVDTYESNPTFMVVPGLAIFVTVLAFNLFGDGVRDALDPKGTR
- a CDS encoding enhanced serine sensitivity protein SseB C-terminal domain-containing protein gives rise to the protein MSPSGTAAAGQVEHMLRQVTPGRYDAYEALLTALADPARGRVWMLLWHGTPGSPEAQYGNVEIDGLGYAPCATSAEELAGSGWTRAHEVVSGVDIARTLFPERWGIWLNPHAPGGGVGIPWTDLRRIATGLDRMPAGPLRLSEPALEIPHFYALLAQNAHRTPAVRSLRRAWVQPALGAPYLAVGLDLYDTGPASVDTVRAMMQQSIAAVPEGLPVSTVAMSDEYDPVAMWMRALARPFYDREAHGGGAERPGGYGYPPAAPAH
- a CDS encoding ABC transporter substrate-binding protein, which encodes MTPQRSSRTRRAAGAALVVAALTATAACGGGGSDSKGESGKGAGFNAAVSGIANASTTKGGTLKFIGKQDLDSADPQRQYYGMAWDFSRFYARQLVSYAPKPGTGGTELVPDLAKANGVVSDGGKTYTYQLRDGITWEDGSPITSKDIKYGIERIWAKEVITGGPVYLQQVLDPEGTYPGPYKDKSPDKLGLKAIETPDDKTIVFKLPKPNGDFEQMLAMPAGSPVKQDKDTGAKYQLKPFSSGPYKFKTYEPKKRIVLIRNENWKKETDPIRAALPDEVTVTINTNLEAIDELLIKGEYDLDLNATGMTQAGRTKALKQHKGNVDNIETSFVRYVDIATKVAPFNNIECRKAVIYATDYKSIQSVRGGPDAGGNIAPNMLPKSIKGSDGYDPYGVLAREGKPDAAKAKDALKKCGKPEGFSTNISARTNQPGEVQAAEALQEALGKVGIKTQVETLDGAESASITGSPSVVKKRNLGLVMTGWGPDFPTGQGFSQPLVDGRFIQPNGNYNVSETNDPKINKLFDDALAETDPDKAGKIYQQMNHAVSDLAVQMPFLYDKNFTWRSSRLTNVYSTHAYNGRYDYVSLGVVK
- a CDS encoding ABC transporter ATP-binding protein; the encoded protein is MTSPDPSDTSGAAGPAAGLAPGEVAPAGAAAPTAFLEVRDLRVHFPTDDGLVKSVDGLSFRLEKGKTLGIVGESGSGKSVTSLGIMGLHTAGQYGRRKARISGEIWLDGQELLGADPDEVRKLRGRNMAMIFQDPLSALHPYYTIGKQIVEAYRVHHPVDKKTARTRAVELLDRVGIPQPDKRVDSYPHEFSGGMRQRAMIAMSLVNNPELLIADEPTTALDVTVQAQILDLIRDLQKEFGSAVIVITHDLGVVAELADDILVMYGGRCVERGPAEEVFHAPQHPYTWGLLGSMPRIDRDQTERLIPVKGSPPSLIDIPDGCAFHPRCPYADLPKGNVTRTERPELRTVGERHFSACHLEPQERTRIWTEEIAPKL